The Pseudobacteroides sp. region TGCAGTGTTAAGGATAAAATACAGCTAAATACATAAAAAGATATTCAGCAAATATTAAACTTGTATAAAAGGTAAGATTTACAGGATGTAACAATTGATTAACCCACTAATATGCAGCAGAACTCGTAGTTTTATTATAATAATGATGATCGGTTTAAGCTTAAATTCATATTTCTAAATAAACTAATATATAGGACTAAAATAATACAATATATTTGACTGGAGTTTTTCTAATAGGCACATTTGAAAAAAGATTCCTATTCTCGGTAACGTTAATAGGAATCTTTTATTATTTTCATGTCCAGGGAACTTCCTTCAGCACTAACCCAAAGGCTTCATGAACATTTGAGTCCAGTAGTTTACTCCACTGCTGGTTTTGGCAAGACCAATACCGATATGGGTATAAGAAGGGCTAAGAATATTGGCTCTATGTCCTGGTGAATTCATCCAGCCATTCATAACTTCTGCAGGTGTTCTCTGACCGTAAGCTATGTTTTCACCAGCTGATGAGAACCTGATTCCGAAAGATTCCATCATTTTAAATGGAGAACCGTATGTCGGAGAGGTATGGGAGAAGTAACCCTTATTTATCATATCCTGGGATTTATATCTCGCAACCCTGGAGAGCTGCCAATCTACTTTTAAAGCGGGCAGACCATTTTTTGACCTTTCAATATTCACAAGTCTGAAAACTTCATCTTCATAAGCTTTTGTACTGCTTTGGCTTGGAATTATCAGCTTTTGCCCAGGGTAGATCAAGTTTGCATTCTTGACTGTTGGATTCTGGGCTAAAATTTCATTAATACCGGCCTGGTGTTTTACTGCTATTTTCCAGATAGTATCACCAGGTTGCACAGTATAAGTGGTGTTCTGTGCATAAACATTTACAGTACACAGCATAATAAATATTGATATTAAAAAAAATATTTTTTTCAAAAATAATCACCTCGCCACATATTTTTTGACACAGAATAAGATATTATGTCAGGCAATTATTCTTTATACATGAAATTATATTAAAATTGATTATGAATCTCCTTTATTAGCACTTTTATTAGCACTTTTAATCTATTAGTTTGGTATCAATTATATAAACGAGAATTGCACCAATGGTATATGCCAGCAAATCAAAGGGATCAAAAACCGATCCTATCA contains the following coding sequences:
- a CDS encoding CAP domain-containing protein, translated to MLCTVNVYAQNTTYTVQPGDTIWKIAVKHQAGINEILAQNPTVKNANLIYPGQKLIIPSQSSTKAYEDEVFRLVNIERSKNGLPALKVDWQLSRVARYKSQDMINKGYFSHTSPTYGSPFKMMESFGIRFSSAGENIAYGQRTPAEVMNGWMNSPGHRANILSPSYTHIGIGLAKTSSGVNYWTQMFMKPLG